CACGTGCCCAGCCTGGTGCTGCTCGACCTGCGGTTGCCGGATGCCGACGGCTTCAATGTTTGCCACGAGCTGGCCGACGCCTCGGAAACGTGTACGATTCCGGTGATTATTCTCAGCGGCATGGAGCGGCCCGACATCATCCGCCGTTCGCGTGCCGCCGGTTGCCAGTATTACGTGCGCAAGCCCTACGACCCGAATGCGCTGCTGATCCTCGTGCAGCACGCCATTGG
This Pirellulales bacterium DNA region includes the following protein-coding sequences:
- a CDS encoding response regulator codes for the protein MSAQLLEEPRARRLCRREAPKILIIDDDDVMADVLGQRLGRQGYEVLVAASGQDGLSLARQHVPSLVLLDLRLPDADGFNVCHELADASETCTIPVIILSGMERPDIIRRSRAAGCQYYVRKPYDPNALLILVQHAIGESKAW